The window GCTCAGGTACATCGCAGCCGTTCTCGCCACGTCCTCGCGCTTCTTCCAATTCACCGCCACGAGGGGCGCCGCGCGGTCCGCCGTCGTGCGGAACTTCACCTCGACGAACACGACCGTTTCGCCGTCCAGGGCGATGATGTCGATCTCGCCCCGCCCCTCGCGCGCGTTCCGATCGATGATTTCATATCCGCGAAGCGCGCAGAAGGCCTCTGCCATCCGCTCCCCGCACCGAGCCGCCCGCTCCCGCCACATCCCCGTCCCCGTCCCCGCCGCCGCCCGCTCCTGCGAGCGACCTGTCCCCTGTGCTTTCAAATGTCAGCCAATTCACTGGCCGCACGGCCACTTGCGGCATGGCACTCGGCTGCTCCGAGTGCGTCCTCCGCCAAGCGTGGATCGGCGGTGCCGAGGGGGTTTCGGCAAGGCGGACC of the Candidatus Eisenbacteria bacterium genome contains:
- a CDS encoding YraN family protein, translated to MAEAFCALRGYEIIDRNAREGRGEIDIIALDGETVVFVEVKFRTTADRAAPLVAVNWKKREDVARTAAMYLSRRGLMGRPVRFDVIGITWGGDGSELRLEHVPNAYPGGRRQFY